ATTGCCTGTTTAACCAAAAGCGGCGCATATTCGTGTATCGGCACATTGTGCATAAGTGCTGCGGCCATTAGTACTCCCTGCCCGCGACCCAGCTTTAACATCGATTGCACATTTTTCCCATAAAAAGGCGCTTCAATCGCCATTACGTCGGGTTTGTATTCCTCTACCAAATGCAAAGCCCGCTGATGCAAATATTTCAATCTCATATAATGGTCGGAGTATTTTTTGGGAGTAATGTTTCCCATGTGCAAAATCACCGGCTTTTTGTTCCGTATTTCTACTAAGCCGTAACCGGTAACTGTAGTTCCGGGGTCGATGCCTAATATTCGTAGTGGTTTCTCCA
The sequence above is a segment of the uncultured Draconibacterium sp. genome. Coding sequences within it:
- the ruvC gene encoding crossover junction endodeoxyribonuclease RuvC, with product MEKPLRILGIDPGTTVTGYGLVEIRNKKPVILHMGNITPKKYSDHYMRLKYLHQRALHLVEEYKPDVMAIEAPFYGKNVQSMLKLGRGQGVLMAAALMHNVPIHEYAPLLVKQAITGMGRASKEQVAYFLQKVYNLKDMDKVLDETDAVAVAICHFIQLNKPQKSKEYKNWSDFIKKNPDKVK